gtgaaacagggtcagagcgatttttggatctcCTATTTCaactttgtaaattcaccataaattgtaaaaaactaattagaaggtttactttatatggtcataatccttgttgagtctagttttaagagaaacaaacggcttagtgatatgaattttgtacaggaagAAACATGGTTCGTAGCAAGAAGAGGTTAGTGCAGTCGAGttttgaaacaagggaaactttaactaataaactatactaattggccaattcaaaaatctatgaaaaaaattagtggatagatatatgagtctagtttcaggaaaaatttacggatcttaattttgagttttggaactcaagatatgaatttttaggcGACTACGACGCAGAATGGAAGCAGATTCCAAAAAGctgaaataaacaatttaaaactatttaagtgatagattaagtttagtaatgcctcgtgctcaaTTCTGGAAACAGTCTCGACTAAGGAGTGTTACAGAATGAATTTATTAGTAAAGTTGAGGATAATACGGTCGTCCGTGCATGGTCAGAGAAGTTGCAAAACGAGAAAGGGGATAGCCTGACAGAAGGATATACATCAGAGTTGCAGAACTTTACTCACATCATTGTGACACAGAATGAGCTGGAGGAGTTGAAGGATATATGGACTAGTTGGGATGAAGGCACTAAACAGTTGTTCTACCAGAGTTATGGTGATATACCGTACTTGCTCGATGTTAAGGTGGATAAACGTTTGTTCTGAGGTATGACTCAATTTTGGAATGCTGCTTATAATTGTTTCACATTTGGAGAAGTAGATTTGGTTCCTACTTTAGAAGAATACACTACTTTTTTTAAGAGTCCAAAGGCTCAAGCCAGGAAGATTTATGCTAAGCTTACTAATAGTCCAACTTTTGCGAAGAGGTTGGTGGATATTTCAGGGATGAATGAATCTTGGGTCACTGCTCGAATTCAACAGAAGGGGGATAGCAAGTGTATTCCTTGGGAAAATCTAAGAGATTTGATTTTGACTCACCTAGATGAGAAGAAAAGGGTTGAAATTTTTGCCTTAAGCATCTATAGATTGGTGATTTTTCCTAGGGCTTTAAGACATGTTGATGAGGCAGTCACTGATCTGTTTGATCGTCTCGGGAAAGGAGTCACACCTGTACTTGCAATACTGGCCGAGACGTTTAGATCTTTGAGCATGTGCCGGAAGGCAGGGGAAGGTCGATTTATTGGCTGTGCACAGTTGTTAATGGTATGGTTTCACGGGCATTTTTGGAAAGTAGATAAGGTATCATACCAGATTTTCTCTGAAGGTTACTCCCCGTTAAAAGAAGAGATAGCAATGCAAAGGAGAGATGATATTTCGGAAGAGAAATGGATGGAAATTCTCCAAAATCTCAAGGAAGATGATGTAGAGTGGAGGGCTTTCTAAATGGTTCCTGACGAAGTCTTGTATCGATGTGGAAGTTATAATTAGGTGCCATTattaggaatttggggagctactgGATATACTCCTTTACTTGTACTAAGGCAGTATAAGTCGAGGCAGTTTATACCTACGACGCACGGGTTGGCCCACTTTGAACTTCTATATAAAGGAGACCACTATAGGAAGAAGGTTCGAGAATTGTCTGATGCTTGGAGGCAAATGCACTGGATGAAAGGCTGACTGTTGGTTCTATAGTAACACTCGAATATAATGGATGGTTTAggaaaagagtcaatgacaatatTCCAAGACCAAGTTTGGAAAGCGCTCGACCAATGGAGGAACAGTTACAAGTTGCCTCGTCGgagttggaaattataaagcaGGATTTTGAGAAGAAGAGTTCTGAGTTCGGGAAGAAGATTGAGCAGTtgaaagaagaaaagatgcactTGAAGTTAGAAGTGGAGATTCAAAAGTCAGAGGCAGAAAAGCTACAGAAAAGGAAGGGTAAAATTGAGGAAAATTTGGAAAGTTtgaaaacagattacaagaaacTGCGCTTATCAATGAGGACTGCTAGGCTAGGAAAGACTTCGGAACAATGGCGTCAAGAGGTTTGAGAAGAAAGGGCTAAGGCAGATCAATGGGAAAAGAGGTTCCAGGAGGCTCAAGCTCGGAAGGAAGCTTTAGAAAGAAGTCTATCAGAGAGTAAGAATGAGAAGGATGAACTAAGAGCCAGAGTGGTGGAACTTAAGAGATCTCTGTGTTTATACCGGAATCGTAATTCTGtgactgaattgaaagcaagCTTAAGTAAGATCGAGGAGAAGAAAGGGAAAATAGAAAAGTTAGAAACCGCATTGCAGAGTTGTGAAATGAGGATTGAGTTCTTGGAGGCAAATGAGGAGCAATGGAAGAATCAACTTCATCAATCTCAAGACCAAGTTAGAAGCAGGGATTACATCATGGGAGAAGCTGTAATGCAAATTCGAGAAGTAGCTGACTACTTGCAGTCCTTGGCAGTACAGGTGGGCGTATTAAGTGTGAAGTACGAGCTGGAGTCAGATAGGGGACAAGAATTAGCTTCATTGCTTAGGAAAATTAAGGCCCAGAGTGTTAGGGCAAAGTCGTATTTGTAACTCAGTTTTATGTAAAGAGTTTTATTTTCTAGTGAAATTTTCTAAaaggaattgaatcagaattggtgcctcctttgcattcatgcatttgcattacattacattatatgcattaaaaatcataataagattctaattaataaaaaaattatttcagtaatctggaaaccaaccaaaacacaccaaataCGCATCCCTACGGTACGAGGAAAAAGACTAAGTCAATGGACAAAAGACTGGAAAAGTTAGAACagatgcaaaaggatatgcaagagcAAATGCAGTCACAAATGCAAGAACAACTGGTTAAGATTcatgtgacaacccgaattagggcctaatcagaataatggttttgtgaccacaaattcgagatagaaataatttttttataattattttggggtttatcatatgatttcatgatttcatgaaaatttcgtgatgaaattctatgcattgagcgcttaagttgagattagggactaaaccgaataaattgtaaaactcgtgttttagaagtttttattttgaaattgctttgggatattaactaggaggtcttaaatagaaatttgacccattcctaagttatggacaaaagttggacatggagtgaatttttggaaagtttagtagtaagggcattttggtcatttgtatattaaataaaataaaatgggaaaaataacacaaaattggtcatcatcttcactagttgctgccgaaatttgctctcctccatagctagggtttcttcaactttcaagcttcatagtaggtgatttcaagccccgtttttaatgttcttcacatttttaaaatcctcgtagctcggtttacttatttctaccattatttcgagttagggtttatgtttaaaaatttacccatgaatgataggcatgtattgtgttgtttgatggtagaatatgaatgtttgaagttaggagaacgatcttttctaagcgatttttaacgaaaacgagcaaaacggcataatcgataaaaatacctattgttcataactatgtgttagagtgagaatttgatgttgccatagaagagaaaaatgatcagtaggtcattaaacataataataagggctgaaattaaatttccgagccttagggaaaaatcgtaattttgtaaaagttaggggcaaaaatgtaatttttgtataatgtgatttttggattaaaataaatagttcgagtgttaaatgaactaaatatgttgttatagatcaagaaaggcgtggaatcgacctcgaacgggggaaggagaaagttttggactaaattgcaaaattcccatattttgcactgaggtaagtttgtatgtaaataatacattaatttcatttacattcttaattttcagcctattatatatatatactagctgatgttgaaATATAAATCGACtatggaagaatggaaataagtaatagagagatcctggttgaacattcggaaagatcgaataaaatagagggagcgtagctaggtcacatgtatggtgctgagtgcacatcatgtgtacaagaaagctacgagatactatgtagtagctaggtcacatatGTGATACgagatgtatcccatgtagacaagagagctacgtgagagataaatgtaactaggtcgcatgcgtgattccaagtgaaggacaccatgtagacaagagagctacgagacaaatcagctaggtcacatgagtgatactaagtgttcaccatgtgtataagagagccgaattaaataaaatatgatggtggggctgtgtgctgaaaccatcaagtatcgaggattaatccgaattgttcaacg
This window of the Gossypium hirsutum isolate 1008001.06 chromosome A09, Gossypium_hirsutum_v2.1, whole genome shotgun sequence genome carries:
- the LOC107889936 gene encoding golgin subfamily B member 1-like; its protein translation is MEEQLQVASSELEIIKQDFEKKSSEFGKKIEQLKEEKMHLKLEVEIQKSEAEKLQKRKGKIEENLESLKTDYKKLRLSMRTARLGKTSEQWRQEEAQARKEALERSLSESKNEKDELRARVVELKRSLCLYRNRNSVTELKASLSKIEEKKGKIEKLETALQSCEMRIEFLEANEEQWKNQLHQSQDQVRSRDYIMGEAVMQIREVADYLQSLAVQVGVLSVKYELESDRGQELASLLRKIKAQSVRAKSYL